One genomic region from Vibrio cyclitrophicus encodes:
- the focA gene encoding formate transporter FocA yields MNLNQFDSLLPPQMAERAADIGVGKATKDPIKSFLLAISAGIHIGIAFVFYTIVTTGAGDLPWGITRLLGGLAFSLGLILVVVTGGELFTSSVLTLVARASGKISWRTLMKNWATVYIGNLIGALLLVACMLLTKQYMFDNGQVGLNAMAISQHKMHHDFIQAIALGIMCNVLVCIAVWMTFSGRTLTDKIAVMILPVAMFVSAGFEHCIANMFQVPLAIGIKTFAPAEFWTMTGANPADYVDLNMMDFLMNNLLPVTLGNIIGGGIFVGMWYWLIYLRD; encoded by the coding sequence ATGAATCTAAATCAATTTGACTCATTATTACCGCCACAAATGGCTGAGCGCGCTGCAGATATTGGCGTAGGTAAAGCAACCAAAGATCCCATTAAATCTTTTCTTCTCGCTATTTCTGCGGGTATTCATATCGGTATTGCCTTTGTATTCTATACCATCGTAACGACGGGTGCGGGTGATTTACCATGGGGTATTACTCGCTTATTGGGTGGCCTTGCATTTAGCTTGGGCTTGATTCTAGTCGTCGTGACTGGTGGTGAGCTATTTACTAGCTCTGTTTTAACGTTAGTGGCAAGAGCGAGCGGAAAAATTAGCTGGCGTACCCTGATGAAGAACTGGGCTACGGTTTATATCGGTAACTTGATTGGCGCGTTGCTACTAGTAGCTTGTATGCTTCTGACCAAACAATACATGTTCGACAACGGACAAGTGGGCTTGAATGCCATGGCTATTTCACAACACAAGATGCACCATGATTTTATCCAAGCTATCGCGTTAGGCATCATGTGTAATGTTTTGGTTTGTATTGCGGTGTGGATGACATTCAGTGGCCGTACATTAACGGACAAAATCGCAGTAATGATTTTACCTGTCGCGATGTTCGTGTCGGCAGGCTTTGAGCACTGTATTGCGAACATGTTCCAAGTACCACTCGCTATCGGAATTAAAACCTTTGCTCCCGCTGAATTCTGGACAATGACGGGTGCTAACCCTGCCGACTATGTTGACCTAAACATGATGGATTTCTTAATGAACAACCTGTTACCTGTGACTTTAGGCAACATCATTGGCGGCGGTATCTTTGTGGGTATGTGGTATTGGCTAATTTACTTACGCGATTAA
- a CDS encoding ABC transporter permease: protein MQDVIDISWWQLLLFSTLLVLPIGINYWLKLGLGKEAFIGIVRMVVQLFLVGLYLEYLFTLNSLWINVLWLFTMIIVGASSIVEKSKLPKNLLLAPVAVSLSVTCVPVVMFICFFIIKPTPILNAQYLIPIAGMLLGNSLSSNIVALQNLFGAFETQKSEYEAAIALGAAPTYAAAPFIRNAIQKAMSPIMASMATTGLVTLPGMMTGQILGGASPMIAIKYQLMIMLAIFVMMSCSLALSLHLALKTSLTKEGRVLARIQPTN, encoded by the coding sequence ATGCAAGACGTTATTGATATATCTTGGTGGCAATTGTTGTTATTCAGTACACTTCTAGTACTCCCCATAGGGATAAATTACTGGCTAAAACTGGGCCTTGGCAAAGAAGCTTTTATCGGTATTGTTCGCATGGTTGTGCAGCTGTTTCTTGTCGGTCTCTACCTAGAATATTTGTTCACTCTGAACAGTTTGTGGATCAATGTATTGTGGCTGTTCACCATGATAATCGTCGGTGCAAGCTCGATTGTTGAAAAGTCTAAACTACCGAAAAACCTACTTTTGGCCCCAGTTGCCGTGAGCCTCTCTGTTACATGTGTGCCCGTAGTCATGTTTATCTGCTTCTTTATTATTAAACCGACACCGATTTTGAACGCGCAATACCTTATACCTATCGCAGGAATGTTATTGGGTAATAGCTTGAGCAGTAATATTGTGGCACTGCAGAACTTGTTTGGCGCTTTTGAGACGCAGAAGTCAGAATATGAAGCGGCAATCGCTTTAGGCGCTGCTCCAACCTATGCTGCAGCGCCTTTTATACGTAATGCTATACAGAAGGCGATGTCTCCTATTATGGCTTCCATGGCAACCACAGGCTTAGTGACACTTCCAGGAATGATGACAGGACAAATCCTAGGTGGTGCTTCACCAATGATTGCTATCAAATATCAGCTTATGATCATGTTGGCGATTTTCGTGATGATGAGCTGTTCTTTGGCACTCTCACTTCACCTAGCTTTGAAGACCTCTCTAACAAAAGAAGGTCGAGTTCTCGCCCGTATACAACCAACAAACTAG
- the torE gene encoding trimethylamine N-oxide reductase system protein TorE: protein MSDVKKIETGEKRSLEWKSFLFIAVVLFPILSVAFVGGYGFIVWALQVFVFGPPGAHGGM, encoded by the coding sequence ATGAGTGATGTTAAAAAAATTGAAACTGGCGAAAAACGCTCGTTGGAGTGGAAGTCATTCCTCTTCATTGCGGTTGTTCTCTTTCCAATATTAAGTGTGGCTTTTGTAGGCGGTTACGGCTTCATAGTTTGGGCACTGCAAGTATTTGTATTCGGACCTCCTGGTGCTCATGGCGGCATGTAA